The Aphis gossypii isolate Hap1 chromosome 3, ASM2018417v2, whole genome shotgun sequence genome includes a region encoding these proteins:
- the LOC114129245 gene encoding LOW QUALITY PROTEIN: tubulin glycylase 3A-like (The sequence of the model RefSeq protein was modified relative to this genomic sequence to represent the inferred CDS: substituted 1 base at 1 genomic stop codon), whose amino-acid sequence MNFNNNTRKLWLTRYDTNSDYNEVKQCSKANDTKNNNKQDYSNKIFESNKECKNSGLSIISSLNTRYQLNFKNYIQELYKALIKECNYNLLDLNSVNTSLDCESLTSVTNRTLKAIQNKQIFSILGYFPIISKELKNRGWVEKRDPHRPPINYSQYLKSSPYMVNWIESPPLISSTNEKEGAMERLKSLQSWSILKNKRSDFIFVTRKHLINWSTLSQFTCVSQMTRHVFCTKNGLAQCLESYKNVQTNLMFPRCHYIRNEADSDAFVEDYITTALVSTLKIIVKAIENNKRIFNVNGNIPYKIINFVEQRIIKFLNKQITGNTETGIWKFKSQKEIWSEFMIYYTKLIIDSNAQFNQAYTSELELDVYAKCKYLLEKVKPYRPQHYIDGITNTWIIKPTSNCSGHGIMLSRDLPTIXRKITETDILRNNYILQKYIERPLLVYTCKIDLRQWFLVTNMSPVVVWMYKEGYVRFCANSFSMENTHESIHLSNVRLQLKYRKIRNSQVPEECMWDYKELQNHLRNIGQEYVWDELIFPGMSESIYAVLQAATDTSFYRDNTFQLLGADFLITDNFIPYLIEINSIPGLNPSTSVIANLVPKLLSDIVKVTVDYKKNSNADTGLFVKVVPEKWKPASAVVVDSCNQINSSTTEVPFTFDYHRRWMDFVNKKLVALRLNR is encoded by the exons atgaattttaacaataacacaAGAAAGTTATGGTTGACTCGGTATG ATACAAACTCCGACTACAATGAGGTAAAACAATGTTCAAAAGCAAatgatactaaaaataataacaaacaagactattctaataaaatttttgaatcaaataAAGAATGTAAAAACTCAggattatcaataataagcaGTCTCAACACTAGATaccaactaaattttaaaaactatattcaaGAACTTTATAAAGCATTAATAAAAGAATGTAACTATAacttattagatttaaattcaGTAAACACGTCATTAGACTGTGAGTCCTTGACGAGTGTCACTAATCGAACATTGAAAGCTATACAG aataaacaaatattttctatattaggATATTTCCCAATAATTTCTAAAGAGCTGAAAAACCGTGGTTGGGTGGAAAAACGAGATCCGCACAGACcaccaataaattattctcaatatttaaaatcatcac cATATATGGTTAATTGGATCGAATCACCTCCACTGATATCGTCAACTAATGAAAAGGAAGGTGCCATGGAACGCCTGAAAAGCTTACAATCGTGGAGtattcttaaaaacaaaagatctgattttattttcgtcACTAGAAAGCACTTGATTAATTGGTCCACTTTAAGTCAATTTACATGTGTCAGTCAGATGACAAGACATGTATTTTGTACCAAA AATGGTTTAGCACAATGTTTGgaatcttataaaaatgttcagaCAAATTTGATGTTTCCGAGATGTCATTATATTCGAAATGAAGCAGACAGTGATGCGTTTGTGGAAGACTATATTACAACAGCGTTAGTAAGCacactaaaaattattgtaaaagcgattgaaaataataaacgaattTTCAATGTAAATGGCAAT AtaccatataaaattatcaattttgtggaacaacgtattataaaatttctgaataaacaaataactgGTAATACAGAAACAGGTATATGGAAGTTCAAGAGTCAAAAAGAAATATGGAGcgaatttatgatttattacacAAAACTGATCATTGATAGTAATGCACAATTTAATCAAGCGTATACAAGTGAATTAGAA CTAGATGTTTACgcgaaatgtaaatatttactggAAAAAGTGAAACCGTATCGTCCTCAGCACTATATAGACGGTATTACCAACACATGGATCATAAAACCTACGTCGAACTGTTCTGGTCACGGAATTATGTTGTCTAGGGATTTGCCAACGATTTAACGAAAAATAACTGAAACTGATatcttaagaaataattatattttacagaaatatatag agagACCCCTTTTAGTTTATACGTGTAAAATTGATTTGCGACAATGGTTTTTAGTGACCAATATGAGTCCAGTGGTTGTGTGGATGTACAA agAGGGTTACGTCCGATTTTGTGCTAACAGTTTTTCCATGGAAAACACGCACGAATCTATTCATCTCAGCAACGTTAGACTGCAACTCAAATATCGAAAAATAAGGAATTCACAAGTACCTGAAGAGTGTATGTGGGATTACAAAGAACTGCAAAACCATCTGAG AAATATTGGACAAGAATACGTATGGGATGAACTGATATTTCCCGGAATGAGCGAGAGCATTTACGCCGTGTTACAAGCTGCTACGGACACTTCGTTTTACCGCGACAACACTTTTCAATTGCTAGGAGCCGATTTCTTAATCACGGACAATTTTATACCGTATTTGATCGAGATCAATTCCATTCCCGGGCTGAATCCATCTACGAGCGTTATCGCCAACTTGGTGCCTAAGCTTCTAAGTGACATCGTGAAAG TGACGGTGGACTACAAGAAAAACTCGAACGCCGACACTGGGCTGTTTGTAAAGGTTGTGCCAGAAAAATGGAAACCCGCCTCGGCGGTCGTGGTGGACAGCTGCAATCAAATCAATTCGTCGACGACTGAAGTACCGTTCACGTTCGATTACCACCGTCGGTGGATGGACTTCGTCAATAAAAAGTTGGTGGCATTGCGGCTAAATAggtaa